The following are from one region of the Sardina pilchardus chromosome 4, fSarPil1.1, whole genome shotgun sequence genome:
- the LOC134077929 gene encoding zinc finger protein 300-like, which yields MITEIIFQEKLHQELETRKELLTDHQITDSGEKLHECSKCGKAFINKYTLKKHQRIHTGEKPHQCFQCGKAFTQKGDLNIHQRIHTGEKPHQCILCGKAFARKDNLKTHQKIHTGEKPHQCLQCGKAFTLKGHLTLHQRNHSGEKPHQCSQCGKAFVWKSDLKKHQMIHSGEKSHQCSQCGKAFALKGHLTLHQMIHTGEKPHQCTQCGKAFTRKGHLTAHQRIHTGEKPYPCSHCGKAFIWKKDLKTHQRIHTGEKPYSCSQCGKTFTQKGDLKKHQMIHTG from the exons ATGATCACAGAGATTATTTTCCAAGAG AAATTACACCAGGAGTTGGAAACCAGGAAGGAACTGCTCACTGACCATCAGATTACAGATTCTGGAGAGAAGCTACATGAATGTTCTaagtgtggaaaagcctttattaataagtacactcttaaaaaacatcagaggatccatactggagaaaagccacatcagtgttttcagtgtggaaaggcctttacacaaaagggTGATCTCAAcatacatcagaggatccatactggagaaaagccacatcagtgtattctctgtggaaaggcctttgcaCGAAAGGATAATCTCAAGACACATCAAaagatccatactggagaaaagccacatcagtgtttgcagtgtggaaaggcctttacattGAAGGGTCATCTCACGCTACATCAGAGGaaccattctggagaaaagccacatcagtgttcgcagtgtggaaaggcctttgtATGGAAGAGtgatctcaagaaacatcagatgatccactCTGGAGAAAAgtcacatcagtgttctcagtgtggaaaggcctttgcaTTGAAGGGTCATCTCACgctacatcagatgatccatactggagaaaa GCCACATCAATGTACccagtgtggaaaggcttttacacgGAAGGGTCATCTCACGgcacatcagaggatccatactggagaaaagccatatccatGTTCCCattgtggaaaggcctttatatGGAAGAAAGATCTCAAgacacatcagaggatccatactggagaaaagccatattcATGTTCTCAATGTGGAAAGACCTTTACACAAAAGGGTGATCTCAAaaaacatcagatgatccacactgga